The DNA region GCATAAAAAACTCAATAGTTGCTTTAAAAAAATATATAGTTACCTCCTCTCTTTGCTAGATTAATAGTATTATATTTATATATATATGTTCTCTCTAAAAAATTTATTTACTAATAATATACCTTATATCCCTATTCATAAAATTAATCCTGATGAATTTATTCTCATTAGTAATTATCTTATTCTCTCTTCTAGCACTATTCACAATTTACTCGGCATTATTATGGCTTCCGGCATACCTTTAACACATCTAAAAGATCCTTTTATCAAAATATTTTATACTTTTAATAACAATATTATTACTTATACATTAAGTAATGGTCTACAGTTTCAACAATATTCTTTACTCGAACCCAATGTTATTGCTACTTCCATTATTAAAAATTTAAATAAAAATATTTTATCTTCTATTCATGCATACAAAATTAACTACATCGCTAAAAATATATTCAACTTCTCTATCACTACAAAACATATAATTTCTATCTACTCTTTGATTGCTAAGTCTAAAATTACCTTCAATAATATCTATTACAATAATACTCATCTCAATATCCTATTAGATAATCAACCTTGTATACTAGACTTATACGAAAAAATAAACTATATTAAGTCTTTTAACAGACTAAAACTTAATAAAAATAACCTAGATCCATTTAAAAACCATACTAATAAAACTCTCTCTACTATTGCTTCTCTGGTTGAATCTTTCTTCCTTGATCAAACATCAAACAAAAACCTACATACCCTCAAATCTTATATTAATCTACACCTCAAACAACTTGGTATACCTTATAAATCTACTAATAGATTGCAAAAACTACTATTATCTCATATATTTTTGTAATTATACATTGTACATTTTTGTGACATCTCTTTAAAAAAAATACATAAAAGAAAATAAATTTGTTCACTCAGCAGCAACTATGTACAAATTGATAATAATATATTGCTTGTACTATTGTAATGAAAACCTAAAAAAATTTTTTTCGACCCCCTAGCTTAATATCAATTAGTAAAAACTAACTTCATACTCAGTATCACTAAAGATACTGAGTATTTAGATAAAAAAGCAGGAATTCCTGCTTGTAAAAACTTATTCCAATGAATAACCACACTATATTACTTAGCTTTCACTACACTACTGGAATCTTCTTTTATGCAATCATCAACATCTTTTAAACATTTATCAACTGTTCTTCTTACAATAGATACTATCTCATTTACAGTTTTACCAACTACTCCTATTAATACTGCATTTATTCCTTCTTTTGGTGCATCATTAGCCTTGGTTGCCAATTTACCATCTTTAGCCATTGCTCTCAATGCTAAACCTGCTGCTATTGCTGATGCATTTGTTTGAACATGAGTAGCATTCCCGTTACTCTTATTAGCAATTGCAATTTCAAAAGCATTTGTTGCAGCAGTAATTTGGCCAGCAGGTTTACTTGTATCCTTAACTGCTTCAATTGCTGCTAATATATCTGCACCACTAGCTGCAATTACTGCTTTACTAGCTCCGCTTAGTGCCTTGGCATCAGTAACATTAGCAGTAGCATTAAATAAATTTCCAACTTCTTTAGAATCCTCAATCTGCTTATTAGCATTTCCTTTTAGATCAACACCAACTTCCTTTGCTGCCTCATAGATCATACTAATCCCTTCAACAAGACCCTTAACGCTTGCTGCATCTGCTTTCTCTGCATCCTCAGTATCACCAACATTACCACCAACTTTACCATTAGCACTACCAGTAGCATCCTTAATTTTACTTGCTCCTTCAACTATCTTTCTTAAAGTATCAATTGCCTTATTAATTGTACTTTCAGCTTTATCTTTTATTAAATTAAACTGCTCATTTCCCTTTAGCTCTTCTAACTTATCTTTAGCTATTTTCACTGCTTCTCCAACCTTACCCAATCGTTCTCCTACTGCTTTTTTAGTTGTATCTGCAGTAAGACCAAATGCTTCTTTTAGTAAATTTCCAAAAGAAACAAAAGCATCCAAAAATAATTGTCTTGAGCTTGCAATTACTTCACTTAAACTTCCAGTCCCTTTCTCTGAACCAGTCTTCCCAGCATCAGCAGCCTGTTGTCCACTGCCACAGCTAAGAAGTAAAAATAAAGTCATTAATAACGCACAAAAAGTAATTCTTTTCATTATCACGTGCCTCATTTTTTACTCAAAGGGGCAAGATGGTTAACAAACTTTGAATAAGCATAAAAACAAAAACTAAAAGTATAGGCACTATAATCTTACAGAGATTGAGCATAATATAACAATTAATATTGATAATTGTTATTAATGAATAATTAAATGATTTTGTAAAAAAACAATTGATATGTAATCAATTAAATAAGGGAGATAATCAAATAAATTTACTTATTCAACAATGAATAGACTATGGACATTAATGTTAAAAATATTCCTATATTAAGGGTAATAAGGGTTCCAAACATCCAATTATGTAGTCTTGATGTACTTTTAAATTCAGATGCGGTTTTATCAAGTTTACTATCAAGCTCCACCCTATTAATTTCCATATCTTTTCTAACAAGAGAAACCTCATTTCTAACGTTATCAATCTTGGTATCAAGTTCATTGAATTTAGTATCAATCTTAGTATCAAGTTCATTGAATTTAGTATCTATCTTAGTATTAAGATTATTCTCAACAGTATCAATCTTATTATCCAGATCTTTAATATCAGATTTTAATTCACCTCTGACTGTATCTATTTTGTTATCTAGGTCTTTAATGTCTGATTTTAATTCACTTCTGACTGTATCTATTTTGTTATCTAGGTCCCTAATATCAGATTTTAAGGTTGCCTCAACCCTTTGAATCTCAGTTTGTAAGGTTGCTTCTACCTTTTCAAGCTTAAGGTTAAAAGTAGTCTCTAAATACTCAATATCCTTGTAAGTCAGTTCATTTTTATAATATCTGTAAGATAAATCAATAGCAATATCTCTATTTATACCAGCTCTAGTAAGTTCTGCTATAACCATTTGTTGAGTAATAACAGGTTGTGCAAGTCCCATAAGAATCTCCTTATATGATTATTATATAATATTTTAACTGTTATAGGAACCTTACTTTAGTAAAATGTGACCTAAGAAGGTCCCTAACTATAACATAAAGTATTTAGTCTGTTTTTTTTATCTTACCAAAATCTCAAATGCAGTCTTACAATCAATCTGTTGTTGAATGATTTCTATTAATACTATTTAGACCTGAGTATTATTATGAATAGTAAAAAAGGAAAACAATTCTCATGAAGAGAAGAGTTTCCCTCAAATGACTTTATTTAGATTATTTAATTAGATAATTTATTTAGTAACAGTAGGTTGAGTAGTCGTACTAGCTTCAGTTGATTCAGTAGTAGTCTCAGAGTACTGTATTCCTTTAACTGCTTCTCTTACTTTATCTAGATTGATTGATACTGTTTTCCTAATTATCACGTCGATGACTCCTAATACCTTATTTACAGCACTTACAGCTGCCGCCTTAACAATATCTTTATCAGCAGCATTAGCACTAAATTTACCATCTTTAATCATAGCTTTAAGAGCAACAGCAGCTGCTAAGTCTGCATTAGTAGCCGCCTTAGCACCATTATTGCCATTAGCATTACCACCAGTAGCTAATGCCCCAGCATCATTATTAGCATCTGCGGTCAGAACAGCAGATGTGATCTTAGCATTTTTAACCTTGTCAATCATTGCCCATGGGTCTGCCTTAGTTATCTCATCAGCTAGTTTAGAACCAGCACCAGCACCAGCACCAGCACCATTATTACCACCAAGTGCGGCAGTGGCAGTAGCATCAGCAGCTGCTGCTCCAGTACCACCGTCATTCCCTTTTTCAATCTTTACACCAGACTTTTCGGCAGTCTCAATTATAGCTTTAACTTCTTTAATAATAGTTTCAACGCTATCTTTATCGGCAGCTACTGCAGCACCAGCTGCATTATCACCAATATCAGTAGCACTATCATTAGTTACCCCAGCAAGTTTAGTTAGAGCGGCAACTAGTTTTTCAAAAACTCCATTTGCACCTTTAATTGCACCCTTAACAGCTTCAATTGTACTGCCATTAGCATTTTTTGCTTCAGATATTTTACTTGATAGCTCATTTAATTTATTCTTAGTAGTTGTAAGTCCATCTCCTATAGTCTTAAAGTGTTCACCAACTTTACTTCTCTTATCACCCGATTTAACTGCTGTAAATCCAAAAGCATCCCCAATAGCATTACCAAAAAAGCCAAAAATCTCGTAAAACCCATGACCTATTTTGATAAGTGAATCAAAGAAAGAAATTTTAGATTCAGCAGCCAATTTCTCAGCCTGAAGTTGTCCACTTCCACAGCTAAGAAGTAAAAATAAAGTCATTAATAACGCACAAAAAGTAATTCTTTTCATTATCACGTGCCTCCTTATTACCTCAAGTAGCAAAATGGTTAACAACCTTTGAACAAAATAAAAAAAGCTAAAAGCATAGATACTGTAACCTTGCAAAAACTAAATACAATGAGAAAATTAGCAGATATTAATTGTCTCTAACAAAAAATTAAATAATTTTCTAAAAAAATAACTGATATGTAGTCAAAAAAAGAAAAGGTTTAATTAATTTAAATTCATTTATTCAACAATGAATAAACTATGGACATTAATGTTAAAAATATTCCTATATTTAGGGTAATAATGGTACCAAACATCCAACCATGAAGTCTTAATGTACTTTTAAGTTCCATTTTGTTAACATCAATCTTATTATCAAGTTCATTGAATTTAGTATCAATCTTATTATCAAGGTCTTTAATGTCAGATTTTAATTCACTTCTAACTGTATCAATCTTAGTATTAAGATTATTCTCAACAGAATCGATTTTGGTATCCAAGTCTTTAATGTCAGATTTTAATTCACTTCTAACTGTATCAATCTTAGTATTAAGATTATTCTCAACAGAATCAATTTTGGTATCAAGGTCTTTAATGTCAGATTTTAATTCACTTCTAACTGTATCAATCTTGTTATCAAGTTCATTGAATTTAGTATCAATTTTAGTATCCAGATCAGTTTTGCTTGATTTAATCTCAGCTTGTAAGAGTGCTTCAACTTTTTCAAGCTTAAGGTTAAAAGTAGTCTCTAAATACTCAATATCCTTGTGTGTAAGCTCATTTTTATAATATCTGTAAGAGAGATCAATAGCAATATCTCTATTTATACCAGCTTTAGTAAGTTCTGCTATAACCATTTGTTGAGTAATAACTGGTTGAGCAAGTCCCATAAAAATCTCCTTATATAATTATTATATAATATCTTAAGTGTTATAGGAACCTTATTTTAGTAAAATGTGATTTAAAAGGGTCCCTAAATCTAAAATAAAGTATTTAGTCTATTTTTTTTAGTTTATCAAAAAGCTGAAATGAAATCTTACCATCAATCCGTTGTTAAAGGATAGCTATCAATACTATTTAGACCTGAGTATTATTACAGATAGTAAAAAAGGAAAACGAATCTCATGAAGAGAAATAGTTTTCCTCAAATGACTTTATTTAGTTATGTTTATTGTTATTAATTTTTAACTAGTCCTTCTTAGTTTCAGAGGTTGTATTATCAGTAGTTGCAGGAGCAGCAGTAGAATTAATATTCATAGCATCCTTAACAGTCTTAAGCCCTGTATTAATAGTATTTCTTATTGCTATTGTGAGAGTATCCAACGCCTTAGTAACAGCACTTACAGCTGCCCCCTTAATTTCAGCCGCATAATCATCATGACCACCAGCTTCACCACCAGGAAATTTACCATTTTTAGCCATTGCTCTCAGTGCTATACCTCCCGCTACAACTGCATCCTTAGCATTAGTAGCATCAGCTGCATTAGCAGCATTATTTTTAGCCAACTTGGCAGCTTTGCCTGCATCACCTTTAGAAATGGCTTGTAGTATATCAGCGCCAGTTACAGCACCAACAGCCTTAGCAGCATCGGTACCTGATTTTTTTGAATCAGCAGCAATAGCAGTATTACCAAACAACTTAGCTGCACCATCATTATTCCCTCTTGCGCTACCATCTTCAGCTTTTTTATCAGTACCAGCATCAACACTTCCTATATTTTTAAGCACTACATTTACAATCGTTCCAACCCCCTCACTAAGCAACTTAACCGAAGCTTCTTCAGCAAAAGCACCAACAACTGTTTGAGCAGCAACATTAGCAATTGGGTTATTATCAGAACCAATAGCCTCACTAGCAGTCTTAGCCCCCTGGATTATCTTATCAAGAGTATTAGTAATTAGAGCTTTTACAGCGGTATCAGTAGCCTCTGAATTAGGATTATTTTCAGATTTCATATCAGCAACAATTTTTTCAAGTTTATTCTTAGTTCCTTGTACAGTATCATGAATGGTCTGAAAGTAGTTTCCAACATCAGACTTCTTAGTATTAGTATTAAACCCTAAAACCCCTCCAAGCATATCAGCAAAGGAAGTAAAAACATTTAAGAAGTCATTACTTAAACTAATAATAGATTTTAAGAATCTACTCTGAGGATCCTCAGTCTTAGTACTGCCACTCCCACAACTAAGAAGTAAAAATAAAGTCATTAATAATGCACAAAAAGTAATTCTTTTCATTATCACGTGCCTCATTTTTTACTCAAGGGAAAAGACATAAATAAAAGGAAAACGAATCTCAGGAAGAGAGAAGAGTTTCCCTTAAATGACTTTATTTAGTTATGTTTTATTAATAATTTTTTTATTGTTGCTGTCCACTATATGTTGCGTCTACAGGTGTAGCAGAATCTGCAGACTTATCTTCTTGTGTCACTGTAGCAAGAGCTGCACTAATTGACTTTAAGCCACTATCAACAGTATTCCTTATAGCAATAGTTAAAGTACCCAATGCTTTAGTTACTGCGCTTATTGCTACTCCTTTAACTGTGGTAGCAATAACCCCTTGA from Borrelia parkeri includes:
- a CDS encoding variable large family protein, whose translation is MKRITFCALLMTLFLLLSCGSGQQAADAGKTGSEKGTGSLSEVIASSRQLFLDAFVSFGNLLKEAFGLTADTTKKAVGERLGKVGEAVKIAKDKLEELKGNEQFNLIKDKAESTINKAIDTLRKIVEGASKIKDATGSANGKVGGNVGDTEDAEKADAASVKGLVEGISMIYEAAKEVGVDLKGNANKQIEDSKEVGNLFNATANVTDAKALSGASKAVIAASGADILAAIEAVKDTSKPAGQITAATNAFEIAIANKSNGNATHVQTNASAIAAGLALRAMAKDGKLATKANDAPKEGINAVLIGVVGKTVNEIVSIVRRTVDKCLKDVDDCIKEDSSSVVKAK
- the bdr gene encoding Bdr family repetitive protein, which gives rise to MGLAQPVITQQMVIAELTRAGINRDIAIDLSYRYYKNELTYKDIEYLETTFNLKLEKVEATLQTEIQRVEATLKSDIRDLDNKIDTVRSELKSDIKDLDNKIDTVRGELKSDIKDLDNKIDTVENNLNTKIDTKFNELDTKIDTKFNELDTKIDNVRNEVSLVRKDMEINRVELDSKLDKTASEFKSTSRLHNWMFGTLITLNIGIFLTLMSIVYSLLNK
- a CDS encoding variable large family protein, which translates into the protein MKRITFCALLMTLFLLLSCGSGQLQAEKLAAESKISFFDSLIKIGHGFYEIFGFFGNAIGDAFGFTAVKSGDKRSKVGEHFKTIGDGLTTTKNKLNELSSKISEAKNANGSTIEAVKGAIKGANGVFEKLVAALTKLAGVTNDSATDIGDNAAGAAVAADKDSVETIIKEVKAIIETAEKSGVKIEKGNDGGTGAAAADATATAALGGNNGAGAGAGAGSKLADEITKADPWAMIDKVKNAKITSAVLTADANNDAGALATGGNANGNNGAKAATNADLAAAVALKAMIKDGKFSANAADKDIVKAAAVSAVNKVLGVIDVIIRKTVSINLDKVREAVKGIQYSETTTESTEASTTTQPTVTK
- the bdr gene encoding Bdr family repetitive protein, coding for MGLAQPVITQQMVIAELTKAGINRDIAIDLSYRYYKNELTHKDIEYLETTFNLKLEKVEALLQAEIKSSKTDLDTKIDTKFNELDNKIDTVRSELKSDIKDLDTKIDSVENNLNTKIDTVRSELKSDIKDLDTKIDSVENNLNTKIDTVRSELKSDIKDLDNKIDTKFNELDNKIDVNKMELKSTLRLHGWMFGTIITLNIGIFLTLMSIVYSLLNK
- a CDS encoding variable large family protein; translated protein: MKRITFCALLMTLFLLLSCGSGSTKTEDPQSRFLKSIISLSNDFLNVFTSFADMLGGVLGFNTNTKKSDVGNYFQTIHDTVQGTKNKLEKIVADMKSENNPNSEATDTAVKALITNTLDKIIQGAKTASEAIGSDNNPIANVAAQTVVGAFAEEASVKLLSEGVGTIVNVVLKNIGSVDAGTDKKAEDGSARGNNDGAAKLFGNTAIAADSKKSGTDAAKAVGAVTGADILQAISKGDAGKAAKLAKNNAANAADATNAKDAVVAGGIALRAMAKNGKFPGGEAGGHDDYAAEIKGAAVSAVTKALDTLTIAIRNTINTGLKTVKDAMNINSTAAPATTDNTTSETKKD